The Poseidonibacter antarcticus genome includes a region encoding these proteins:
- the carB gene encoding carbamoyl-phosphate synthase large subunit, whose translation MPKREDIKSILLIGSGPIVIGQACEFDYSGTQATKTLKELGYRVVLINSNPATIMTDPEFADKTYIEPITEDVVSKIIKKENIDAILPTMGGQTALNVATSMYDKGMLEGIHFLGAHPDAIKKGEDRHLFNDAMIKIGMDLPKSANAYTVEEAMVEAKKIGFPVISRASFTLAGGGSGVAYNMEEFKALAEAGIDASPINEIEIMESMLGWKEYEMEVIRDKKDNCIIVCSIENLDPMGVHTGDSTTIAPALTLTDKEYQDMRNASFAILREIGVDTGGSNVQFSICPKTGRMIVIEMNPRVSRSSALASKATGYPIAKVATLLAVGFTLDEIENDITGTTASFEPVIDYVVTKIPRFTFEKFPKADSTLTTGMKSVGEVMSMGRTFNESIQKALCSLETGLVGFDVISTDLEKIKKEIRRPNCERLQYLMDGMRQGLSNEDIFDLCKVDPWFLSKFREMYNIEKSMDVSILENEEAMRTAKTNGFSDPMIARLIGKTEEDVYQARKALDVNFEYNEVDTCAAEFKALTPYLYSTTNITKLPKVEKPVSSDKKVLIIGGGPNRIGQGIEFDYCCVHASFALNEMGIKTIMYNCNPETVSTDYDTSDILYFEPIDFEHVRSVIETENPDGVIVHFGGQTPLKLANALTAIGAKIIGTTAEVIDLAEDRKKFSKFVDNIGLLQPENGTAVEVNEAIEIAERIGYPVLVRPSFVLGGRGMRIVYSTSELKQYMDAAVSVSNDAPVLIDKFLDRAIELDVDCICDGKEVYIGGIMQHIEEAGVHSGDSACSLPPISISPELIKELETKTKAMALGLGVVGLMNTQYAIHRGEIYLIEVNPRASRTVPFVSKATGMPLAKVATRVMWGESLRNALDTYNSELIWEDNGVLKPILKDHFAVKEAVFPFNKLSGSDMILTPEMKSTGEVMGISDSFGESYAKAQSAAKNDLPTEGKVFISLCDLDKEFATKIASGLIGQGFTVVATGGTYEIISKAGIECEKVLKISEGRPNITDSITNGEIALAINTSDGKESSKDDGKNIRRSVLKENVPYVTTAAAALACVEAMTVLRKKDGLGVKSIQEFLND comes from the coding sequence ATGCCAAAAAGAGAAGATATAAAATCAATATTACTTATTGGTTCTGGACCAATTGTTATTGGTCAAGCGTGTGAGTTTGACTACTCAGGTACTCAAGCTACTAAAACACTAAAAGAACTAGGATACAGAGTTGTTTTAATTAATTCAAATCCAGCTACTATTATGACTGATCCAGAGTTTGCTGACAAAACTTATATAGAACCGATTACAGAAGATGTTGTTTCTAAGATTATTAAAAAAGAAAATATTGATGCAATACTTCCAACAATGGGTGGACAAACTGCATTAAATGTTGCAACATCTATGTATGATAAAGGTATGCTAGAAGGTATTCATTTTTTAGGAGCTCATCCTGATGCAATTAAAAAAGGTGAAGATAGACATCTTTTCAATGATGCAATGATAAAAATTGGTATGGATTTACCAAAAAGTGCAAATGCATATACTGTTGAAGAAGCAATGGTTGAAGCTAAAAAGATTGGTTTCCCAGTAATATCAAGAGCTTCATTTACCTTAGCTGGTGGTGGTTCTGGTGTTGCATATAATATGGAAGAATTCAAAGCTTTAGCAGAAGCAGGTATTGATGCTTCACCAATTAATGAAATAGAAATTATGGAGTCTATGCTAGGTTGGAAAGAATATGAAATGGAAGTTATCAGAGATAAAAAAGATAACTGTATTATCGTATGTTCTATTGAAAACTTAGACCCAATGGGTGTTCATACAGGTGATTCTACTACTATTGCACCTGCACTTACACTAACAGATAAAGAATACCAAGATATGAGAAATGCATCTTTTGCGATTCTTAGAGAAATTGGTGTTGATACTGGTGGTTCAAATGTACAATTTTCAATTTGTCCAAAAACTGGAAGAATGATTGTAATTGAAATGAATCCAAGAGTTTCTAGATCTTCTGCACTTGCATCTAAAGCAACTGGTTATCCTATTGCAAAAGTTGCAACACTTCTTGCTGTTGGATTTACTTTAGATGAAATTGAAAATGATATTACAGGTACAACAGCATCGTTTGAACCTGTTATTGATTATGTTGTTACAAAAATTCCTCGATTTACTTTTGAAAAATTCCCTAAAGCTGATTCAACATTAACAACAGGTATGAAATCTGTTGGTGAAGTTATGTCTATGGGAAGAACTTTTAATGAATCTATTCAAAAAGCACTTTGTTCACTTGAAACTGGTCTTGTAGGATTTGATGTTATTTCTACTGATTTAGAAAAAATCAAAAAAGAAATAAGAAGACCAAATTGTGAAAGATTACAATATTTAATGGACGGAATGAGACAAGGTTTATCAAATGAAGATATATTTGACCTTTGTAAAGTTGATCCATGGTTCTTAAGCAAATTTAGAGAAATGTATAATATTGAGAAATCAATGGATGTTTCTATTTTAGAAAATGAAGAAGCAATGAGAACTGCAAAAACAAATGGTTTCTCTGATCCTATGATTGCAAGACTTATTGGTAAAACAGAAGAAGATGTATATCAAGCTAGAAAAGCATTAGATGTAAACTTTGAATATAACGAAGTTGACACGTGTGCAGCTGAATTTAAAGCATTAACTCCTTATCTTTATTCAACTACAAATATTACAAAATTACCAAAAGTTGAAAAACCAGTATCAAGTGATAAAAAAGTTTTAATTATTGGTGGTGGTCCAAATAGAATTGGTCAAGGTATTGAGTTTGATTATTGTTGTGTACACGCATCATTTGCTTTAAATGAAATGGGTATTAAAACTATTATGTACAACTGTAACCCTGAAACTGTATCAACTGATTATGATACATCAGATATTTTATACTTTGAACCAATTGATTTTGAACACGTAAGATCTGTAATTGAAACTGAAAACCCAGATGGTGTTATTGTACATTTTGGTGGACAAACTCCATTAAAATTAGCAAATGCTTTAACTGCAATTGGTGCTAAAATTATAGGTACAACAGCTGAAGTAATTGATTTAGCAGAAGATAGAAAAAAATTCTCTAAATTTGTTGATAATATCGGATTATTACAACCTGAAAATGGAACAGCAGTAGAAGTAAATGAAGCAATAGAAATTGCAGAAAGAATTGGTTATCCAGTACTTGTAAGACCTTCATTTGTTCTTGGTGGAAGAGGAATGAGAATCGTTTACTCAACGTCAGAATTAAAACAATATATGGATGCAGCAGTTTCAGTATCAAATGATGCACCTGTTTTAATTGATAAATTCTTAGATAGAGCAATCGAACTTGATGTTGATTGTATTTGTGATGGAAAAGAAGTTTATATTGGTGGGATTATGCAACATATTGAAGAAGCAGGGGTTCACTCAGGTGATTCAGCTTGTTCTTTACCTCCAATTTCAATTTCACCTGAACTAATCAAAGAGTTAGAAACAAAAACAAAAGCAATGGCACTAGGACTTGGTGTTGTTGGTTTAATGAATACACAATATGCAATTCATAGAGGTGAAATTTATTTAATTGAAGTTAATCCAAGAGCTTCAAGAACAGTTCCATTTGTATCTAAAGCTACAGGTATGCCACTTGCAAAAGTTGCAACTAGAGTTATGTGGGGAGAAAGCCTAAGAAATGCACTTGATACATATAATTCTGAATTAATTTGGGAAGATAACGGTGTTTTAAAACCAATCTTAAAAGACCATTTTGCAGTTAAAGAAGCGGTATTCCCATTTAATAAACTTTCAGGTTCTGATATGATTTTAACACCTGAAATGAAATCAACTGGTGAAGTTATGGGTATCTCAGATTCTTTTGGTGAATCTTATGCAAAAGCACAAAGTGCTGCTAAAAATGATTTACCAACAGAAGGAAAAGTATTTATTTCATTATGTGATTTAGATAAAGAATTTGCAACAAAAATTGCTTCTGGCTTAATTGGTCAAGGATTCACAGTAGTAGCAACAGGTGGAACATATGAAATTATAAGTAAAGCAGGAATTGAGTGTGAAAAAGTACTTAAAATTTCTGAAGGAAGACCTAATATCACTGATTCAATTACAAATGGAGAAATCGCATTAGCTATTAATACATCTGATGGAAAAGAATCATCAAAAGATGATGGTAAAAATATCAGAAGATCTGTATTAAAAGAAAATGTTCCTTATGTGACAACAGCAGCAGCTGCACTTGCTTGTGTTGAAGCAATGACAGTATTAAGAAAAAAAGATGGATTAGGTGTTAAATCTATTCAAGAGTTCCTTAACGACTAA
- a CDS encoding HesA/MoeB/ThiF family protein yields MNEAHEFFNRQIKLWGEQTQDSLANKKVAIIGSGGLGCSLAIALGASGIGEFALVDFDEVGVHNIHRQIGFKVGDDGKFKADVLKELVESRCPYTKVTSYVESFEEFIKRDLEFDLVIDGTDNLPTRAAINEYCIKNNQPWIYGSVEEFHGQVCFFEKASYEAVFQINDRKPNGIACPIVMHIASLQANLAIRYLTGLPVKKDILYYLAFDNEGVLDTKRFNLPTS; encoded by the coding sequence ATGAACGAAGCACATGAATTTTTTAATAGACAGATAAAACTTTGGGGAGAGCAAACACAAGATTCTCTTGCGAATAAAAAAGTAGCGATTATTGGAAGTGGAGGGCTTGGTTGTTCCCTTGCTATTGCACTTGGAGCTTCTGGAATTGGTGAGTTTGCACTTGTTGATTTCGATGAAGTAGGGGTTCACAATATTCATAGACAAATTGGTTTTAAAGTTGGAGATGATGGCAAGTTTAAAGCTGATGTTTTAAAAGAACTAGTTGAGTCAAGATGCCCTTATACTAAAGTAACTTCTTATGTTGAGAGTTTTGAAGAATTTATAAAACGTGATTTAGAGTTTGACTTAGTGATTGATGGGACTGATAATCTTCCAACACGTGCTGCTATAAATGAATATTGTATAAAAAATAATCAACCGTGGATTTATGGATCAGTTGAAGAGTTTCACGGTCAAGTTTGTTTTTTTGAAAAAGCATCTTATGAAGCAGTTTTTCAAATCAATGATAGAAAACCAAATGGTATTGCTTGTCCAATTGTAATGCATATTGCGTCACTTCAAGCAAATCTAGCTATTAGATATTTAACTGGTTTACCTGTAAAAAAAGATATATTGTATTATCTAGCATTTGATAATGAAGGTGTTTTAGATACGAAAAGGTTCAATTTACCTACTTCTTAA
- a CDS encoding type II toxin-antitoxin system RelB/DinJ family antitoxin, whose translation MKTQTTIRVDEENYFEAKDILKKLGLSYSQAISVFNNMIVLNNGLPFDVKVPTKETQKALSKLEKKGRSYTNVDDLFKELDS comes from the coding sequence ATGAAAACACAAACAACAATTAGAGTTGATGAAGAAAACTATTTTGAAGCAAAAGATATTTTAAAAAAATTAGGACTTTCTTACTCGCAAGCAATTTCAGTTTTTAATAATATGATTGTTTTAAATAATGGCTTACCATTTGATGTTAAAGTTCCTACAAAAGAAACACAAAAAGCTTTGAGTAAATTAGAAAAAAAAGGTAGATCTTATACTAATGTAGATGATTTATTTAAAGAACTGGATTCATAA
- a CDS encoding NAD(P)-dependent alcohol dehydrogenase — MRGLAMMGIGKIGWVDKVRPSCGPMDAICRPIAVAPCTSDIHTVWAGALGDRHELILGHEAVGEVVEIGSEVKDFKVGDRVLVPAITPDWNSLAAQDGYSMHSNTALGGWKFSNFKDGVFADFFHVNDADGNLALVPEGMDLADACMLSDMVPTGFHGVELADINFGDIVVVIGIGPVGLMSVAGAALHGASEILAVGSRPNCVALAKEFGATDIIDYHNGDIAEQVMSKVGLVDRIIIAGGTVDTFAQAIKMLKPGGKIGNVNYLGEGDFIKIPRVEWGFGMAHKQINGGLMPGGRLRMEKLARMITTKRIHPGKLITHRFEGLDSVEEALLLMKEKPKDLIKPLVIF; from the coding sequence ATGAGAGGTTTAGCAATGATGGGTATTGGTAAGATTGGTTGGGTAGACAAAGTTCGTCCTAGTTGTGGTCCAATGGATGCAATTTGTCGTCCTATTGCTGTTGCACCTTGTACTTCAGATATTCATACTGTTTGGGCTGGAGCTTTAGGTGATAGACATGAACTTATTTTAGGGCATGAAGCTGTTGGTGAAGTTGTAGAGATTGGTTCAGAAGTTAAAGATTTCAAAGTTGGAGATAGAGTTTTAGTTCCTGCTATTACTCCTGATTGGAATTCTCTTGCAGCTCAAGATGGATACTCTATGCACTCAAATACGGCACTTGGTGGGTGGAAATTTTCAAACTTTAAAGATGGTGTTTTCGCTGATTTTTTTCATGTAAATGATGCAGATGGGAACCTTGCTTTAGTTCCTGAGGGTATGGACTTAGCTGATGCTTGTATGCTTTCTGATATGGTTCCTACTGGATTTCATGGGGTTGAATTAGCTGATATTAATTTTGGTGATATTGTTGTAGTTATTGGTATTGGACCTGTTGGACTTATGTCTGTTGCTGGTGCTGCTTTACATGGTGCTTCTGAAATTTTAGCAGTTGGTTCAAGACCAAATTGTGTAGCCTTAGCAAAAGAGTTTGGTGCTACTGATATTATTGATTATCATAATGGTGATATTGCCGAACAAGTTATGAGTAAAGTTGGTTTAGTAGATAGAATTATTATAGCAGGTGGGACAGTTGATACTTTTGCACAAGCGATTAAAATGCTTAAACCAGGTGGTAAAATAGGAAATGTAAACTATCTAGGTGAAGGTGACTTTATAAAAATACCTCGTGTTGAATGGGGATTTGGAATGGCTCACAAACAAATAAATGGTGGATTAATGCCAGGTGGACGTTTACGAATGGAAAAATTAGCAAGAATGATTACAACAAAAAGAATCCACCCTGGAAAATTGATTACTCATAGATTTGAAGGCTTAGATAGTGTTGAAGAAGCACTTCTTCTTATGAAAGAAAAACCAAAAGATTTGATTAAACCTTTAGTTATTTTCTAA
- a CDS encoding JAB domain-containing protein — protein sequence MYEVLIPYKDKQQEYFLALYLDGGNHLVNIEVISIGTLNQSLVHPREVFSYAIQMRCASIIIAHNHSSGILEASLADINVTKRLQKAGKILGIEILDHVIFTSDGFYSFKEEGIL from the coding sequence ATGTATGAAGTGTTAATCCCCTATAAAGATAAACAACAAGAATACTTTTTAGCCCTATACTTAGATGGAGGAAATCATCTTGTAAATATAGAAGTAATAAGTATAGGAACACTAAATCAAAGCCTAGTTCATCCAAGAGAAGTGTTTTCTTATGCAATACAAATGCGATGTGCAAGTATAATAATCGCCCACAATCACTCAAGTGGAATACTAGAAGCTAGTTTGGCGGATATAAATGTAACAAAAAGATTACAAAAAGCAGGGAAGATTTTAGGTATTGAAATACTTGATCATGTGATATTTACAAGTGATGGTTTTTATTCTTTTAAAGAAGAGGGTATTTTATAA
- the xseB gene encoding exodeoxyribonuclease VII small subunit produces MSTKIEKLVFEDKIIEAKQLLEKLSNPQITLSDSIEVYKTGIKELEEAQKLLDEAKLIFTTQEKN; encoded by the coding sequence ATGAGTACAAAAATCGAGAAACTAGTTTTTGAAGATAAAATAATAGAAGCAAAACAGCTTTTAGAAAAACTATCAAACCCACAAATCACATTAAGTGATTCAATAGAAGTATATAAAACAGGAATCAAAGAGCTAGAAGAAGCTCAAAAACTGCTAGATGAAGCAAAACTAATTTTTACTACACAAGAAAAAAACTAA
- the metX gene encoding homoserine O-acetyltransferase MetX — protein sequence MKIETKIQKFDEPLHLESGRILESYELAYETYGELNEDKSNVIVICHALAGSHHAAGRYADEAKPGWWDKFIGDGKVVDTTKYFVICSNNLGSTFGSTNPLSIDPTTKKEYRLKFPILTISDVVKAQTKLYEKLGIKKAVAVIGGSMGGMQALCYAIEFPEFTNTVIAMATTAYTRPWAIAINKIAIEAIRHDPSFKNGLYSKEDLQAKGLPGLAIGRMAGLIAYLSPTLFNNKFSREYSRTDGLYELFGRFEVERYLEYNAYSFPKIFDPLSYLYICKTMNIFDAGRNEDNLEDAFAKLKCNLHLIAFKDDMLFFPEEMEEIRDIMIKLGRKDEVTYKLIDSKSGHDSFLVEVEKFEDHVKKILKGK from the coding sequence TTGAAAATAGAAACGAAAATACAAAAATTTGATGAGCCATTACACTTAGAAAGTGGACGGATATTAGAATCATATGAACTTGCATATGAAACATATGGTGAATTAAATGAAGACAAATCTAATGTAATTGTTATTTGTCATGCTCTTGCAGGTTCACATCATGCAGCAGGAAGATATGCTGATGAAGCCAAGCCTGGTTGGTGGGACAAATTTATAGGTGATGGAAAAGTTGTAGATACTACAAAGTATTTTGTAATTTGTTCAAATAATTTAGGAAGTACTTTTGGTTCTACAAATCCTTTAAGCATTGACCCAACGACTAAAAAAGAGTATAGGTTAAAGTTTCCAATTTTAACAATCTCTGATGTTGTAAAAGCGCAAACGAAACTTTATGAAAAACTAGGTATTAAAAAAGCAGTTGCTGTTATTGGCGGTTCTATGGGTGGAATGCAAGCACTTTGTTATGCAATAGAATTTCCAGAATTCACTAATACAGTAATAGCAATGGCAACAACTGCATATACAAGACCATGGGCAATTGCTATTAATAAAATCGCAATTGAAGCAATAAGACATGATCCAAGTTTTAAAAATGGACTCTATTCTAAAGAAGATTTACAAGCAAAAGGTTTGCCAGGTCTTGCAATTGGTAGAATGGCTGGATTAATTGCATATTTATCTCCTACATTATTTAATAATAAGTTTTCAAGAGAATACAGTAGAACCGATGGTTTATACGAATTATTTGGAAGATTTGAAGTTGAGAGATATTTAGAATATAATGCATATAGTTTTCCAAAAATATTTGACCCATTATCTTATCTTTATATTTGTAAAACTATGAATATTTTCGATGCAGGAAGAAATGAGGATAATTTAGAAGATGCTTTTGCTAAATTAAAATGTAATTTACATTTAATAGCATTTAAAGATGATATGTTATTTTTTCCTGAAGAAATGGAAGAGATAAGAGATATTATGATTAAATTAGGACGAAAAGACGAAGTTACATATAAGCTTATTGATAGTAAATCAGGTCATGATTCATTCTTAGTTGAAGTAGAAAAATTTGAAGATCATGTAAAAAAAATATTAAAAGGAAAATAA
- a CDS encoding protein tyrosine phosphatase family protein, which yields MEEILNYIKINELISTSGQPSVEQFKEIAQNDFEVVINLALHDASNAIENEDKIVTDLEMAYFHIPVDFDNPKPSDVKLFLNTLQALGANKVWVHCALNYRVSAFMYIYHKYVLQTAFDDINISLFQEWLPDTKWQEIIKISLEEIKKA from the coding sequence ATGGAAGAAATCTTAAATTATATAAAAATAAATGAATTAATATCAACATCAGGTCAACCAAGTGTTGAACAATTTAAAGAAATTGCTCAAAATGATTTTGAAGTAGTAATAAACCTAGCTTTACATGATGCATCAAATGCAATTGAAAACGAAGACAAAATAGTAACAGACCTAGAAATGGCATATTTTCATATTCCAGTAGATTTTGATAATCCAAAACCATCAGATGTAAAACTATTTTTAAATACCTTACAAGCATTGGGTGCAAATAAAGTTTGGGTTCACTGTGCTTTAAATTATAGAGTAAGTGCTTTTATGTATATTTATCATAAATATGTACTTCAAACAGCTTTTGATGATATTAATATTTCACTATTTCAAGAGTGGCTGCCTGATACAAAATGGCAAGAAATTATAAAAATATCATTAGAAGAAATAAAAAAAGCATAA
- a CDS encoding adenosine deaminase gives MIKLIEKLPKAELHLHIEGSLEPELMFELAKRNNIKIPYKNIEDVKNAYNFTNLQSFLDIYYAGANVLITKQDFYDLTWAYILKCVENNIIHTEIFFDPQTHTQRGIAFETIISGIVEALKDAKEKFGITTAIIMCFLRHLSQDDALKTLEEALAYKKYILGVGLDSSEIGNPPSKFEQVFKKAKEQGFRLVAHAGEEGDVSYIFEALDLLDIQRIDHGVQSIKSDSLMKRLKKEQIPLTVCPNSNIELKVFENYAQHNIKELLDYGLNVTINSDDPAYFKGYLNQNFINLYENLDLSKDDIIQLVKNSFNSSFISEDLKKEYIKRVEEIVK, from the coding sequence ATGATAAAACTTATAGAAAAATTACCAAAAGCAGAACTTCATCTTCATATTGAAGGCTCACTAGAACCTGAACTTATGTTTGAACTTGCCAAAAGAAACAATATTAAAATACCTTATAAAAATATTGAAGATGTAAAAAATGCATATAACTTTACAAATTTACAAAGCTTTTTAGATATTTATTATGCAGGTGCAAATGTACTTATTACAAAACAGGATTTTTACGATTTAACATGGGCGTATATTTTAAAATGTGTAGAAAATAATATCATACATACAGAAATATTCTTTGACCCACAAACTCACACTCAAAGAGGAATTGCATTTGAAACTATAATCTCAGGAATAGTTGAAGCACTAAAGGATGCAAAAGAAAAGTTTGGAATCACAACGGCTATTATAATGTGTTTTTTAAGACATTTATCACAAGATGATGCTTTAAAAACTTTAGAAGAGGCATTAGCTTATAAAAAGTATATTTTAGGTGTTGGACTTGATTCTTCTGAAATAGGAAACCCACCTTCAAAGTTTGAGCAAGTATTCAAAAAAGCAAAAGAACAAGGCTTTAGACTTGTAGCACACGCAGGAGAAGAAGGGGATGTTTCATATATTTTTGAAGCTTTAGATTTATTAGATATTCAAAGAATCGACCATGGAGTTCAATCAATCAAATCAGATTCTTTAATGAAAAGACTAAAAAAAGAGCAAATCCCCTTAACAGTTTGTCCAAACTCAAATATAGAGTTAAAAGTATTTGAAAACTATGCACAACATAATATAAAAGAGCTTTTAGATTATGGATTAAATGTGACAATAAACTCAGATGACCCTGCATATTTCAAAGGATATTTAAATCAAAACTTTATAAATTTATATGAAAATCTAGATTTAAGTAAAGATGATATTATTCAACTAGTAAAAAACTCTTTTAATTCATCATTTATAAGTGAAGATTTGAAAAAAGAATATATCAAAAGAGTAGAAGAAATAGTAAAATAA
- a CDS encoding coproporphyrinogen III oxidase — MSMIKAKSQDAIKALEVVSSLQKRFVEKLDNLSKNLGESKKFEEVTWLRDAGIHGGGNRYEARDKKLFNTASVNVSQVHYDEDESKKLQSASALSTIIHPKNPNVPSIHIHISLTCLRNAGSYWRIMADLNPSITNEEDKKIFDESIKDLAKDTYEEGIKQGEKYFFIPALNRHRGISHFYLENFKTDDKQKDFDFALDFGKGIIDTYINIIENAFKRRETFTNEDIAKQLDYHTLYLFQVLTLDRGTTSGLLVHNQNDVGIMGSLPSFINKDLLKSWQNNVQEEQKELVLNLANVIDDNGKVDTKIKEKLANTVREFYKKYPKALANQASGNVIPTTVSNHKE; from the coding sequence ATGAGTATGATAAAAGCAAAATCACAAGATGCTATAAAAGCATTAGAAGTAGTTTCCTCTTTACAAAAAAGATTTGTAGAAAAGTTAGATAATCTTAGTAAAAATTTAGGCGAAAGTAAAAAGTTTGAAGAAGTTACATGGTTAAGAGATGCAGGAATTCATGGTGGTGGAAATAGATATGAAGCAAGAGATAAAAAACTTTTCAATACTGCAAGTGTAAATGTTTCTCAAGTTCATTATGATGAAGATGAAAGTAAAAAACTACAAAGTGCTAGTGCTCTTTCTACTATTATTCATCCAAAAAATCCAAATGTTCCTTCTATTCATATTCATATTTCTTTGACTTGTTTAAGAAATGCTGGTTCATATTGGCGAATTATGGCTGATTTAAATCCAAGTATTACAAATGAAGAAGATAAAAAGATATTTGATGAGAGTATAAAAGATTTAGCAAAAGATACCTATGAAGAAGGAATCAAACAAGGTGAAAAATACTTTTTTATTCCTGCTTTAAATAGACATAGAGGTATTTCTCATTTTTATTTAGAAAATTTTAAAACAGATGATAAGCAAAAAGATTTTGATTTTGCATTAGATTTTGGAAAAGGGATTATTGATACATATATAAATATTATTGAAAATGCTTTTAAAAGAAGAGAAACTTTTACAAATGAAGATATTGCAAAACAACTAGATTATCATACTTTATACTTATTCCAAGTTTTAACACTAGATAGAGGTACAACTTCAGGGCTTTTAGTTCATAATCAAAATGATGTAGGGATTATGGGTTCTCTTCCTAGTTTTATAAATAAAGATTTATTAAAATCTTGGCAAAACAATGTACAAGAAGAACAAAAAGAGCTAGTTTTAAATTTAGCAAATGTTATAGATGATAATGGGAAAGTTGATACAAAAATAAAAGAAAAACTAGCAAATACTGTTCGTGAATTTTATAAAAAATATCCAAAAGCATTGGCAAATCAAGCAAGTGGAAATGTAATTCCAACAACTGTATCAAATCATAAGGAATAG
- a CDS encoding YhcH/YjgK/YiaL family protein: MVIFGRVNDVKKQISNKYFQIAFDYLENNSNDFTNIKENECVKEELSDGMFILKQIYKTKNRSDCFFESHKKYIDIQFMAKGEEYMDVTDISSLKQLNEYDEKTDFIKYEGKEEDISKLLIKQNELAIFYPSDAHQPCIKTKKEEIIYKVVIKIPMELV, encoded by the coding sequence ATGGTAATCTTTGGAAGAGTAAATGATGTAAAAAAACAAATATCTAATAAGTATTTTCAAATTGCTTTTGATTATTTAGAAAATAATAGCAATGATTTTACAAATATAAAAGAAAATGAATGTGTAAAAGAAGAGTTAAGCGATGGTATGTTCATATTAAAACAAATTTATAAAACAAAAAATAGAAGTGATTGTTTTTTTGAATCTCATAAAAAATATATTGATATTCAGTTTATGGCAAAAGGTGAAGAATATATGGATGTTACAGATATTTCATCTTTGAAACAGTTAAATGAATATGATGAAAAAACAGATTTTATTAAATATGAGGGAAAAGAAGAAGATATATCAAAACTGCTTATTAAACAAAATGAATTAGCAATATTTTATCCAAGTGATGCTCATCAACCTTGTATAAAAACAAAAAAAGAAGAGATAATATATAAAGTAGTTATAAAAATTCCAATGGAATTAGTATAG
- a CDS encoding ACP phosphodiesterase, which produces MNWLAHAFLSEEHIDFKIGNILADPLKAKTWENASYHVQNGMKTHIKIDSFTDTHQIVKTSKKRLREKGLLKPVIIDLTYDYLLTKNWNLYSNISIEEFTNNFYEKANQRLDFLPSRANEIVTNLINRDLLNDYHTLEQLNKSFKRMDLRLSQRLRKRETASEYFQTVCKNMDEIEKDFLEFFPLLCQHIKKDLDQSKLSHWKI; this is translated from the coding sequence ATGAATTGGCTAGCACATGCATTCTTATCAGAAGAACATATAGATTTTAAGATTGGAAATATTCTTGCAGACCCTTTAAAAGCAAAAACTTGGGAGAATGCAAGTTATCATGTACAAAATGGTATGAAAACACATATAAAAATTGATTCTTTCACTGATACTCATCAAATTGTAAAAACAAGCAAAAAAAGATTAAGAGAAAAAGGTTTATTAAAACCTGTAATTATTGATTTAACTTATGATTATTTACTAACAAAGAATTGGAATTTATACTCAAACATATCAATAGAAGAATTTACAAATAATTTTTATGAAAAAGCAAATCAAAGATTAGACTTTTTACCAAGCAGAGCAAATGAAATAGTTACAAATTTGATAAATAGAGATTTGTTGAATGATTATCATACTTTAGAGCAATTAAATAAATCATTTAAAAGAATGGATTTAAGATTATCCCAACGTTTACGAAAAAGAGAAACAGCATCTGAATATTTTCAAACTGTATGCAAGAATATGGATGAAATAGAAAAAGACTTTTTAGAGTTTTTCCCACTTTTATGCCAACACATTAAAAAAGATTTAGACCAAAGCAAACTAAGTCATTGGAAAATTTAG